AAGAACCAGAGACTTAATATCTAAACATAATCCATGTTATCCCGGAGTAAATATTGACATGGTCGCATACCTCCGAGCAATGAACCAAACACATTCCCGGCCGCATCCGCCGAAAACTCCACCGGAATATCGGGGCAAACCACCGACATGAACCCATGTGCAAATTCTGCCTTCAACCCCACGATACTCTCGACACGATAATCCCAAACCACGCTGCCGTTAACCACCGGCGTCACCACGTTTCTGAAGTCGACAACTGTAACCGACTCATCAGTTTTCTCGAACGTAGCAAGTCGCCCGAAACCATCCAACGACGGAGATGCCTGGGAGATAACCTCGTCCCCACGAAGGAAACGTGACGTGACTGTATGTAGAGAGAGTTTACACCCTGTGGCTGGACTCGTAGCAA
This genomic stretch from Raphanus sativus cultivar WK10039 chromosome 3, ASM80110v3, whole genome shotgun sequence harbors:
- the LOC108845558 gene encoding uncharacterized protein LOC108845558 — translated: MATTESGGRNKGAVEVTPKYCCSRYFISIIIFLFPLAYASFVRFINSRDQCYIELFAHSISVSKAANVSTADWKTGLIATSPATGCKLSLHTVTSRFLRGDEVISQASPSLDGFGRLATFEKTDESVTVVDFRNVVTPVVNGSVVWDYRVESIVGLKAEFAHGFMSVVCPDIPVEFSADAAGNVFGSLLGDLVPD